A genomic region of Bacteroidota bacterium contains the following coding sequences:
- the plsX gene encoding phosphate acyltransferase PlsX gives MKIALDVLGGDFAPNKPIEGAILAQQELPSSVRIVLIGNQEEIKTLLANNGVDSEKFDIVHAPDVISMGEHPTKAFAQKPNSTIAVGYSLLKEKKIDAFASTGNTGAMLVGAMFTVKTIPGVIRPCITSVLPKEKGGVGLLLDVGSNADCKPDVLYQFGILGSLFMKNIYGIDNPRVSLLNIGEEEEKGNLVAQAAHNLMKDSKDFNFIGNVEGRDLFNNKADVIVCDGFTGNVVLKQAEAFYYMIRKRGWRDEYIDRFNYENYGGTPILGVNGTAIIGHGISNEIAIKNMVLLAKNVVEANLSEKIREAFL, from the coding sequence ATGAAAATTGCCCTTGATGTATTAGGAGGCGATTTCGCACCTAACAAACCAATTGAGGGGGCTATTCTTGCACAACAAGAATTGCCCTCTTCTGTTCGTATTGTACTAATTGGTAATCAAGAAGAAATAAAAACTCTATTAGCAAACAATGGGGTTGATTCAGAAAAATTCGATATCGTTCATGCTCCCGATGTAATTAGTATGGGCGAGCATCCTACCAAAGCATTCGCCCAAAAGCCTAATTCTACTATTGCTGTTGGATATTCACTTTTAAAAGAAAAAAAAATTGATGCATTTGCAAGTACCGGAAACACCGGGGCTATGCTGGTAGGCGCTATGTTTACCGTAAAGACTATCCCCGGTGTTATCCGCCCTTGCATAACATCGGTACTTCCAAAAGAAAAAGGGGGAGTTGGTTTGTTGTTGGATGTAGGCTCTAATGCAGATTGTAAGCCCGATGTATTGTATCAATTTGGAATTTTAGGTAGTTTATTCATGAAAAATATTTATGGAATAGATAATCCTAGAGTGTCATTATTAAATATAGGCGAGGAGGAAGAAAAAGGAAATCTTGTTGCACAAGCTGCACACAATTTAATGAAAGACTCCAAAGACTTTAATTTTATTGGCAATGTAGAAGGTCGAGATTTGTTTAACAACAAAGCCGATGTAATTGTGTGCGATGGATTTACAGGAAATGTGGTGTTAAAACAAGCTGAGGCATTTTATTATATGATTCGCAAACGCGGATGGAGAGACGAGTATATAGATAGATTTAATTACGAAAATTACGGTGGCACACCTATACTTGGTGTTAATGGTACTGCCATTATTGGTCACGGAATATCCAATGAAATAGCCATTAAGAACATGGTGCTCTTAGCTAAGAATGTTGTTGAAGCTAATCTTTCCGAAAAAATTAGAGAAGCGTTTTTGTAG
- the rpmF gene encoding 50S ribosomal protein L32: MPNPKRKLSKQRQRKRRTHIKAVVPTMAVCPTTGETHLFHRAYWHEGKLYYKGKVVMEKAA, translated from the coding sequence ATGCCAAATCCAAAACGTAAGCTCTCGAAGCAAAGACAAAGAAAGAGAAGAACGCACATAAAAGCTGTAGTTCCAACAATGGCGGTATGTCCAACAACCGGAGAAACTCACCTTTTCCATAGAGCATATTGGCACGAAGGAAAACTTTACTACAAAGGTAAAGTGGTAATGGAAAAAGCTGCATAG
- a CDS encoding SPASM domain-containing protein: protein MTEVLEILKRTTLKRLLNGLKVVLSYYYSRISGNPIQWGYPISLAIEPTTSCNLRCPECPSGLRSFSRPTGMLKEEFFRKTIDEISPYTGYLTFYFQGEPYLNPSFLYMVALASKKNMYTNTSTNAHYLTDENCKKTIESGLSRIIISIDGTTQDTYEKYRIGGNLEKVLEGTKRLIEWKKKLKSKTPHIIFQYLVVRHNEHQLKDARKLAKDIGVDAIKFKTAQVYDFEGGNDLIPLNKKYARYIQNKEGKFEINNKLLNHCWKLWSACVITWDGNVVPCCFDKDATHQFGNLNTETFQDVWQNTHYQSFRSALLKSRKEIDICANCSEGTKVWT from the coding sequence ATGACCGAAGTACTAGAAATACTAAAAAGAACAACCCTAAAGCGCCTTTTAAACGGATTAAAAGTGGTTTTGAGCTACTATTACTCGCGTATTAGTGGAAATCCTATCCAATGGGGCTACCCAATTAGCTTAGCCATTGAGCCCACCACTTCCTGTAATTTAAGGTGCCCCGAATGCCCTAGCGGATTGCGAAGCTTCTCCAGACCCACAGGAATGCTAAAAGAAGAGTTTTTTCGCAAAACTATTGATGAAATTTCGCCCTATACAGGCTATTTAACGTTCTATTTCCAAGGAGAACCCTATTTGAATCCCTCTTTTTTATATATGGTGGCATTGGCATCAAAAAAAAACATGTACACCAATACCTCCACCAACGCGCATTACTTAACAGACGAGAATTGCAAAAAAACAATTGAAAGTGGCTTGAGCAGAATTATCATTTCTATTGACGGAACCACTCAAGATACTTACGAAAAATATAGAATTGGGGGTAATTTAGAAAAAGTGCTAGAAGGCACGAAGCGCTTAATTGAATGGAAAAAAAAGCTAAAATCTAAAACACCACACATTATATTTCAATATTTAGTAGTACGCCACAACGAGCACCAATTAAAGGATGCACGCAAATTGGCAAAAGATATTGGTGTAGACGCTATAAAATTTAAAACAGCCCAAGTATATGATTTTGAGGGCGGAAACGACTTAATCCCACTTAATAAAAAATACGCGCGTTATATTCAAAACAAAGAAGGAAAATTCGAAATAAACAATAAGCTGCTAAACCACTGTTGGAAGCTATGGAGTGCCTGTGTAATTACCTGGGATGGCAATGTGGTGCCCTGTTGTTTTGATAAAGATGCTACACACCAATTTGGCAATTTGAATACGGAAACGTTCCAGGATGTATGGCAAAACACTCATTATCAAAGCTTTAGAAGCGCCTTACTAAAATCTCGCAAAGAAATTGATATTTGTGCTAATTGTAGCGAAGGCACTAAAGTTTGGACATAA
- a CDS encoding isoprenyl transferase, which translates to MSFKEKIDLNRLPKHIAVIMDGNGRWAKQQGQNRVYGHENGVKSVRETVEAAAEIGVEYITLYAFSTENWNRPKEEVDALMSLLVHTINAETPTLNKNNIRLHAIGNLKSLPTDCLNELNEAIKNTSQNTRTNLVLALSYSSKWEIIDAVKKIAGDVSNNKITIENIDETLFSSYLTTRNVPDPELMIRTSGEHRISNFLLWQLSYAEFYFTDKFWPDFRKEDFFEAIYDYQNRERRFGKTSEQLTTQ; encoded by the coding sequence ATGTCGTTTAAAGAAAAAATTGATTTAAATCGTTTGCCAAAACATATAGCTGTAATTATGGATGGCAACGGACGTTGGGCCAAGCAACAGGGTCAAAACAGGGTGTATGGTCACGAAAATGGCGTTAAATCGGTAAGAGAAACTGTTGAGGCTGCTGCCGAAATTGGGGTGGAATATATTACTCTTTATGCCTTCTCGACCGAAAACTGGAACAGACCTAAAGAAGAAGTAGATGCATTGATGAGTTTACTGGTACACACCATTAATGCAGAAACACCAACATTGAATAAAAACAATATTCGCTTGCACGCCATAGGCAACCTAAAATCGCTGCCTACCGACTGTTTAAACGAACTAAACGAAGCAATTAAAAACACATCTCAAAACACAAGAACCAACTTAGTTCTTGCATTAAGCTATAGCTCTAAATGGGAAATTATTGATGCCGTGAAGAAAATTGCCGGAGATGTTTCTAACAATAAAATTACCATCGAAAATATTGACGAGACGCTATTTTCTTCCTACTTAACCACTCGAAATGTGCCGGATCCTGAATTAATGATTCGTACCAGTGGCGAACATAGAATTAGCAACTTTTTACTTTGGCAACTGTCGTATGCCGAATTTTATTTTACCGATAAATTTTGGCCGGACTTTAGAAAAGAAGACTTTTTTGAAGCCATCTATGATTACCAAAATCGCGAACGCAGATTTGGAAAAACAAGCGAGCAACTAACCACACAATAG
- a CDS encoding DUF177 domain-containing protein: MNRKEDYCIPFTGLSNGKHNFEFDISNTFFEQLDYSEVQAGTLKVDVLLEKQTTMLVVTLTIKGFVSLVCDRCGENFNTPLDASQQLIYKLNNAEFVDEDEIVYLSSSDSEVKLKHKIYEFIMLSVPAKRVHPDDEKGKSTCNKEALKLLKKYAVKEKENKQQTDPRWDVLKNIINN, from the coding sequence ATGAATAGGAAAGAGGATTATTGCATACCGTTTACGGGACTTAGTAATGGTAAACATAATTTCGAGTTTGATATAAGTAACACGTTCTTTGAGCAACTCGATTATTCTGAGGTACAAGCAGGCACGCTAAAAGTAGATGTTTTGCTTGAAAAACAAACAACGATGCTTGTTGTAACCCTCACTATAAAAGGATTTGTAAGTTTAGTATGTGATAGATGTGGAGAAAATTTCAACACTCCATTAGATGCATCTCAACAACTTATTTACAAATTAAATAATGCTGAATTTGTGGATGAAGATGAGATTGTATATTTATCAAGCTCTGATTCTGAAGTAAAGTTAAAGCACAAAATATATGAATTTATAATGCTTTCCGTTCCCGCCAAAAGGGTACATCCGGATGACGAGAAAGGCAAAAGCACTTGTAATAAAGAAGCATTAAAGCTTCTAAAAAAATATGCTGTGAAGGAAAAAGAAAATAAACAGCAAACAGATCCTCGTTGGGATGTGTTAAAGAATATTATTAATAATTAA
- a CDS encoding DUF2147 domain-containing protein, translating into MKVRIIFILLSWSIKMFSIDPDKIIGTYWSPDKDGKISIYKKNGKYYGKSIESKTPKLRDVNNPNPALRDRIVLGTDVFFDFVFEGDEYVNGTIYNPLDGKTYSSKMWLEGNNLKLRGYIGIPILGVTKTMEKIN; encoded by the coding sequence TTGAAAGTTAGAATAATATTCATTTTGTTGTCGTGGAGTATTAAAATGTTTTCGATTGACCCCGATAAAATCATTGGTACGTATTGGTCTCCGGACAAAGACGGCAAAATAAGCATCTATAAGAAAAATGGAAAATATTATGGGAAATCTATTGAAAGTAAAACTCCTAAACTTAGAGATGTAAACAATCCAAACCCAGCATTGAGAGACAGAATTGTTTTAGGAACAGATGTTTTTTTTGATTTTGTTTTTGAAGGTGATGAGTATGTAAATGGAACCATCTATAATCCATTAGACGGGAAAACATACAGTTCTAAAATGTGGCTCGAAGGAAACAATTTGAAATTGAGAGGATATATTGGTATTCCAATACTTGGTGTAACCAAAACAATGGAAAAAATAAATTAA
- a CDS encoding NAD(P)H-binding protein has product MRVLIFGATGLIGNLLVQECLSSTAISEVRIFVRKKINTNHPKLKQFICTYTTIDSIKNELVGDVVFNCLGTTLKVAGSKEAQYEIDCSYPVKVAKLAAANGIKTMVSVSSIGASATGNFYLKTKAEMESGVQNAIGKQSYFMRPSFLVGERKESRLGEKIGIVLFSGINYLLVGPLKKYKSIKAQYVAKAMLHIATEKPEQQIFYFADIIKRGK; this is encoded by the coding sequence ATGAGAGTTCTTATTTTTGGCGCCACCGGATTAATTGGAAATTTATTAGTACAGGAATGCCTTTCTAGTACTGCCATTTCAGAGGTGCGCATTTTTGTACGAAAAAAAATAAATACTAATCACCCCAAATTAAAACAGTTTATTTGCACATACACTACCATTGATTCCATAAAAAACGAACTTGTTGGAGATGTGGTTTTCAATTGCTTGGGCACGACACTAAAAGTTGCGGGGTCGAAAGAAGCCCAATACGAAATAGATTGCAGCTATCCTGTAAAAGTGGCGAAACTAGCGGCTGCCAATGGTATTAAAACTATGGTAAGCGTAAGCAGTATTGGTGCAAGCGCTACCGGAAATTTTTATTTGAAAACAAAAGCCGAAATGGAAAGCGGTGTTCAAAATGCGATAGGCAAGCAAAGCTATTTTATGCGCCCCTCTTTCTTAGTTGGCGAAAGAAAAGAATCTCGTTTAGGAGAAAAAATAGGCATCGTACTTTTTTCCGGAATTAATTACTTATTAGTTGGTCCGCTAAAGAAGTATAAATCTATAAAAGCACAGTACGTTGCAAAAGCAATGCTGCACATTGCCACAGAGAAACCGGAACAACAGATTTTTTATTTTGCTGATATTATAAAACGAGGGAAGTAG
- a CDS encoding response regulator transcription factor, protein MKVENPYRLVIVEDNKELRDILCEYIKANDKLFLADSYSNCEDALANLLQDKPRIVLMDIDLPGINGIEGTKRIKHLLPSAEVIIITVFENSETVFSALVAGAAGYLTKTLDREELMSSIDECLQGGAPMSMKIAKMVVGSFKKNTKTPLTERETEVLTHLSNGKSYNTIASLLNISKDTVKYHIKNIYIKLQVDSKEAAIEVANAKKFI, encoded by the coding sequence ATGAAAGTAGAAAATCCATATAGATTAGTAATTGTAGAGGACAACAAGGAGTTAAGAGATATATTATGCGAATACATAAAGGCAAATGATAAACTTTTTTTAGCCGATAGCTATTCTAACTGTGAAGACGCGCTTGCAAATCTTTTGCAAGATAAACCACGTATTGTGTTGATGGATATTGATTTGCCCGGAATAAATGGGATAGAAGGCACAAAGAGAATAAAGCACTTGCTGCCAAGTGCAGAGGTTATCATAATAACTGTGTTTGAGAATAGTGAAACTGTTTTCTCGGCTTTAGTTGCGGGCGCAGCGGGCTATTTAACAAAAACATTGGACAGAGAAGAGTTAATGTCTTCTATTGATGAATGCTTGCAAGGTGGCGCACCTATGAGTATGAAGATTGCAAAGATGGTGGTTGGGTCATTTAAAAAAAACACCAAAACACCTTTAACAGAACGAGAGACGGAAGTGCTAACTCATTTATCGAACGGCAAAAGTTACAATACAATTGCATCGCTTTTAAACATTTCAAAAGACACTGTTAAATACCATATAAAGAATATCTATATCAAACTTCAGGTTGATAGTAAAGAGGCCGCAATAGAAGTTGCAAACGCCAAAAAATTTATCTAA
- a CDS encoding T9SS type A sorting domain-containing protein, which translates to MKRKLLSLLLLGVTTFQSKASNYAFDLTASGTNYLTTTTAPLSGNSAFTIEFWYNNNGNAYGSYARLIGFDNYASDIALNNGILQVYDGSWRATTANTGLNTGWHHVAVTNNQTNMFVYVDGVQVYTKASATYNFTGNKMYVGISYSLFSNDRVSAYYDEIRVWNTARTLQEINDNRIKQLEGTETNLVAYYPMHKGSVADLSASANNLIITGAVYKDDFPFGEYINDYSLNFDGTDDKCEVAGAITGNSNFTLEAQFKTSATSFSAYRRIFGWDSFGLEVAIGPGATLATYKNSWANTIATNLNDGNWHHVAVTHNSGTLTIFVDGVQVGQRTVTLNLSGTMVLGGRYSSGGGGEFFDGNIDEVRIWNTPRNINDIIACMDSTLEGTETGLMAYYDMNTPASTILNSVTTGSNLTRIGATGTNNLPQFVVDNNKVFAPSVLYTSGAIICNSGVGTLSATPSSGTVNWYAASTGGVSIGTGNTFTTPTLTVSTTYYVDATANSATTGFRIPVIASVNQGPNDSISQNGNILSSIEVAAAFHWYNCTTMQTISGDTTSTYTATVNGNYAVIVEKNGCVDTSACVNVLYNTVSNAQFTDFTITPNPAKEYIKVSNYNSTLFDIEIRDISGKIIFKEQNIHQQLILNTANYNEGVYIIKISTNNQTHYNRIVIQ; encoded by the coding sequence ATGAAAAGAAAACTACTTTCTCTATTACTATTAGGCGTAACAACCTTTCAATCAAAAGCATCAAACTATGCATTTGACTTAACAGCTAGTGGCACAAATTATCTTACAACAACTACAGCTCCGTTATCAGGAAACAGTGCTTTCACGATTGAGTTTTGGTACAACAACAATGGCAATGCTTATGGCAGTTATGCTCGACTAATTGGCTTTGATAACTATGCTAGCGATATTGCTTTAAACAACGGTATTTTGCAAGTTTATGACGGATCATGGAGAGCCACAACCGCCAACACAGGACTAAATACAGGTTGGCATCATGTTGCAGTTACAAACAATCAAACTAATATGTTTGTGTATGTAGATGGTGTGCAGGTTTACACAAAAGCATCTGCAACATATAATTTTACAGGTAATAAAATGTATGTAGGCATTTCTTATTCCCTATTCAGCAACGATAGAGTAAGCGCCTATTACGATGAGATACGAGTATGGAATACAGCGCGAACCCTACAAGAAATTAACGACAACAGAATAAAGCAATTGGAGGGTACCGAAACAAATCTAGTGGCTTACTACCCTATGCATAAAGGGTCTGTAGCCGATTTGTCTGCTTCTGCAAATAATCTGATTATTACAGGTGCTGTTTACAAAGATGATTTTCCTTTTGGGGAGTATATAAATGATTATTCACTAAACTTTGACGGAACAGATGACAAATGTGAAGTAGCTGGAGCCATAACAGGAAACTCAAACTTTACTTTGGAAGCTCAGTTTAAAACATCGGCAACATCATTCAGCGCTTACAGAAGAATTTTTGGATGGGATAGCTTTGGATTAGAAGTTGCAATTGGTCCCGGAGCCACATTGGCAACGTATAAAAACAGTTGGGCTAATACAATTGCGACCAACTTAAATGATGGAAATTGGCATCATGTAGCAGTAACGCACAATTCCGGTACACTGACGATATTTGTTGATGGAGTTCAGGTTGGGCAAAGAACGGTAACATTAAATTTATCAGGCACAATGGTACTTGGTGGTAGATATAGTTCTGGTGGTGGTGGAGAATTTTTTGATGGAAATATAGACGAAGTTCGTATATGGAATACTCCGAGAAATATTAACGACATTATTGCTTGCATGGACAGTACATTAGAAGGAACAGAAACCGGATTAATGGCGTATTATGACATGAACACTCCGGCTTCTACCATTTTAAACTCAGTAACCACGGGAAGCAACCTTACAAGAATTGGCGCAACGGGAACTAACAACTTACCACAATTTGTAGTAGATAACAACAAAGTATTTGCACCATCTGTACTTTACACGAGTGGAGCAATCATATGCAACTCCGGTGTTGGTACTTTAAGCGCAACACCAAGCAGCGGAACTGTTAATTGGTATGCAGCATCTACCGGAGGTGTATCCATTGGCACTGGAAATACATTTACAACACCAACACTAACAGTTAGCACTACATATTATGTAGATGCAACAGCAAATTCAGCAACAACAGGTTTTAGAATTCCTGTTATAGCTTCGGTTAATCAAGGCCCTAACGATTCAATAAGCCAAAACGGAAATATTCTTTCTTCTATTGAAGTTGCGGCTGCTTTCCACTGGTACAATTGCACAACCATGCAAACAATAAGTGGAGATACAACTTCTACCTATACTGCAACAGTAAATGGAAACTATGCTGTTATTGTAGAAAAAAATGGATGTGTTGATACATCTGCTTGTGTTAATGTATTATACAACACTGTATCCAATGCACAGTTTACAGATTTCACTATAACTCCTAATCCGGCAAAGGAATATATTAAGGTATCAAACTACAACTCTACCTTATTTGATATTGAAATACGAGATATTTCCGGAAAAATAATTTTCAAAGAACAAAACATACACCAACAACTAATTTTAAACACTGCTAATTACAACGAAGGCGTGTACATTATTAAAATAAGCACTAATAATCAAACACACTACAATCGCATAGTTATTCAGTAA
- a CDS encoding GMC family oxidoreductase: MSIKTYLDITSDIEETVDVCIIGTGCGGATLGVRMAEAGKKVLFVERGGYYTKEDFDQREDNMIAKIDGGRGFDTSEDGSISLTYGNNVGGASVHYWADSYRTPEDRLDLWEKQYGLEGHGIKDLAPYWDQLEKDHNVHEPTETYYNRMNQLLREGSKKLGWKGHPIPQARKPCASSGYCMQGCSYDFKQSQLVTHIPRAIAAGAKVFADTNAVELVWQGTKATTLNCEVLDRATGLPNGKKVKIHAKVFVLAAGGYGSPAFLLKNGFKEKLPAVGEHTYCNPSPMVHALYNEEIIIYRNIPAAWGVDQFRLAKTENGKYVEGGYMLVANQLQPALFAAVLPAFGDAHRKLMTNFRKLGGTISWIDDVEEGRIEYKDGSPRYHVPIGGENEKRIRDSFEKQAIINFEMGANEVYFGDAKNTHITNKNQIKAAVAALDIKPGRFMFAAPHPAGGARMGKDPKTSVVGFDHRVHNTDNLYVSDPSVFPTAPSVDPSLTIMAFSEIAAKAVLSVV; encoded by the coding sequence ATGAGTATAAAAACATATTTAGATATCACAAGTGATATTGAAGAAACAGTTGATGTGTGCATAATTGGAACTGGTTGTGGCGGTGCTACATTGGGTGTGCGTATGGCAGAAGCCGGCAAGAAGGTACTATTTGTTGAACGAGGTGGTTACTATACAAAAGAAGATTTTGATCAACGTGAAGATAACATGATTGCCAAAATTGATGGCGGTCGTGGGTTTGATACCAGTGAAGACGGGTCTATTTCACTCACCTACGGAAATAATGTGGGTGGGGCTAGTGTGCATTATTGGGCAGATAGTTATAGAACTCCGGAGGACAGATTGGATTTGTGGGAAAAGCAGTATGGTTTGGAAGGACATGGAATAAAGGATTTGGCTCCTTATTGGGATCAACTAGAAAAAGATCATAATGTGCACGAGCCAACCGAAACATACTACAACAGGATGAATCAATTGTTGCGTGAGGGTTCGAAAAAATTGGGTTGGAAGGGGCATCCAATTCCACAGGCACGCAAGCCCTGCGCTTCTAGTGGATATTGTATGCAAGGCTGTTCGTACGATTTTAAACAAAGTCAGTTGGTAACACACATTCCGCGTGCCATTGCTGCCGGGGCAAAAGTTTTTGCTGATACTAATGCAGTAGAATTAGTATGGCAGGGAACAAAAGCAACTACGCTTAATTGCGAAGTTTTAGACAGAGCAACAGGTTTGCCAAATGGCAAAAAAGTAAAGATACACGCTAAGGTATTTGTACTAGCAGCCGGTGGATACGGATCTCCGGCCTTTTTATTGAAGAATGGATTTAAAGAAAAACTTCCGGCAGTGGGCGAGCATACCTATTGCAATCCATCGCCAATGGTGCATGCATTGTACAATGAAGAAATAATAATTTATAGAAATATTCCGGCCGCTTGGGGCGTAGATCAATTTAGATTAGCTAAAACAGAAAATGGGAAATACGTTGAAGGTGGATATATGCTTGTTGCAAATCAACTTCAGCCTGCCTTGTTTGCGGCTGTGCTGCCTGCTTTTGGCGATGCACACAGAAAGCTAATGACAAATTTTAGAAAATTGGGTGGAACTATTTCTTGGATTGATGATGTAGAAGAAGGACGAATTGAATACAAGGATGGCTCTCCAAGATACCATGTTCCTATTGGTGGCGAAAACGAAAAACGTATTCGCGATTCGTTTGAAAAGCAAGCCATCATTAATTTTGAGATGGGTGCCAATGAAGTATATTTTGGGGATGCAAAAAACACTCATATCACCAATAAAAATCAAATTAAAGCTGCAGTAGCAGCATTAGATATAAAACCAGGAAGGTTTATGTTTGCGGCTCCGCATCCTGCAGGAGGAGCAAGAATGGGCAAAGACCCGAAAACAAGTGTGGTTGGGTTTGACCACAGAGTTCACAATACCGACAATCTTTATGTTTCAGACCCAAGTGTATTTCCTACTGCACCAAGTGTAGATCCTAGTCTTACCATTATGGCGTTTAGCGAGATTGCTGCTAAAGCTGTTTTGTCGGTTGTTTAG